A DNA window from Zingiber officinale cultivar Zhangliang chromosome 3A, Zo_v1.1, whole genome shotgun sequence contains the following coding sequences:
- the LOC122051260 gene encoding calmodulin-binding protein 60 B-like isoform X4 → MASSKRPLSEGGDIGEGSGRLKRSRSLFSGRDANWPRISLPVLTREDLLPHRAMQEVRPLLTDSAPPVPRYQLRFQNCLPPCVYTCHEIMAKDKDPLQISLVDTATGDCVASGPLSSENIMVLVLDGHFCGTKQRDKKEFENHIVHQRVDKGPLLKGKLVIQLTSGVGYLQDISFTDNSSRRPSKKFRLAVCCETEGIQEGISNPFRVKEHRSYLNEKHHPPKLTDQVWNLVNIRKDGVYHRRLTAAGILNVQQFLQALSVDPENLRRLLQNGSLPKRRIPDKEWEAIIINAQECFPGDQLYSYDVGQDSTLIFNSVYLLLGAKVNGWYHDIKNLNATDKAFLEKLQRQAFEYQASIKLDDMCIQEFSDLVTASISLSVPCPQCSVEASRQVKLFESFAPPYSQLGHTNQEDTSEQFHPLTIPPTHAAFPGQNLEELGSSCFSDYVQPEVDSSMPDIYIPDTCNFQDVFQLEDLMDNQPSRSLV, encoded by the exons ATGGCGTCCAGCAAGCGGCCACTGTCGGAGGGCGGCGACATCGGAGAGGGTTCGGGGAGACTGAAGCGATCCCGGTCCTTATTCTC AGGCAGAGATGCCAATTGGCCGCGGATCAGCCTCCCTGTTTTGACGCGAGAGGATTTGCTTCCTCACAGAGCG ATGCAAGAAGTAAGGCCCCTACTCACTGATTCTGCACCTCCAGTTCCCAG ATATCAGCTGCGGTTCCAGAATTGCTTGCCACCCTGTGTTTACACATGCCACGAAATAATGGCAAAGGATAAGGATCCTCTTCAGATTTCACTGGTGGATACTGCCACAGGGGACTGTGTTGCTTCTGGTCCCCTGTCTTCAGAGAATATAATGGTTCTGGTTCTCGATGGTCATTTTTGTGGTACTAAACAAAGAGACAAGAAAGAGTTCGAGAATCATATTGTCCATCAAAGAGTTGATAAAGGGCCACTGCTTAAGGGCAAGCTGGTAATTCAGCTGACAAGTGGTGTTGGGTATCTTCAGGATATCAGTTTTACAGATAACTCCTCTCGGAGACCAAGCAAGAAGTTTAGGCTAGCTGTTTGTTGTGAAACTGAAGGAATTCAAGAAGGAATAAGCAATCCGTTCCGGGTAAAAGAGCATCGTAGTTATC TGAATGAGAAGCATCATCCTCCAAAATTAACTGATCAAGTCTGGAACCTTGTAAACATTCGGAAAGATGGTGTATATCACCGAAGACTAACAGCTGCTGGAATCCTTAATGTGCAACAATTTTTACAAGCTCTTTCTGTTGATCCTGAGAATCTGCGCAGG TTACTTCAGAATGGCAGCTTACCCAAGAGAAGAATTCCAGACAAGGAATGGGAAGCAATTATTATAAATGCTCAGGAATGTTTTCCAGGCGATCAGCTTTATTCTTATGATGTTGGGCAGGATAGCACTCTCATTTTCAACTCTGTATATCTGCTCCTTGGAGCAAAAGTTAATGGCTGGTATCATGATATCAAGAACCTCAATGCAACTGACAAG GCTTTTCTAGAGAAGTTGCAAAGACAAGCATTTGAGTATCAAGCGAGCATTAAGTTAGATGATATGTGTATTCAAGAATTTAGTGACTTGGTCACAGCATCAATCTCACTAAGCGTGCCATGCCCACAATGTTCAG TTGAAGCATCTAGGCAAGTGAAGTTATTTGAGTCTTTTGCACCACCATACAGCCAGCTTGGACATACTAATCAGGAGGATACATCAGAACAATTTCATCCTCTT ACAATACCACCAACCCACGCTGCATTTCCAGGACAAAACTTAGAGGAACTAGGAAGTTCATGCTTTTCAG ATTATGTTCAGCCAGAAGTCGATAGCAGCATGCCAGATATTTACATACCAGATACTTGCAACTTTCAAGATGTGTTTCAGCTCGAAGATTTGATGGATAACCAG CCGTCTAGGTCATTGGTCTAG
- the LOC122051263 gene encoding chaperone protein DnaJ-like, producing MAESDCKAQLASEIFSASILFSSCAHRGRSRNAPPFVDWYLILRVDEEAEADVIKKQYRRLALQLHPDKNRHPKAEAAFKVVSEAYECLSDKTTRRVFNSERRKFFCSECHRQKFQPSLSRTINNHENPSPGFQKLRRALTALKEARKRFQEECNVIEACLNLNTNATFQDASPVFDPSLYLHHTSYPHSRRIFESSDGQKNMRKTRCASPVYEIRTDQKSSRRKNCSFGI from the exons ATGGCGGAGTCGGATTGCAAAGCACAACTTGCGTCAGAGATCTTCTCCGCCTCGATCCTCTTTTCCTCCTGTGCTCACCGCGGCCGATCGCGCAATGCGCCGCCCTTCGTCGATTGGTATCTCATTCTTAGG GTCGATGAAGAGGCGGAAGCGGATGTTATAAAAAAGCAATATCGTCGACTGG CGTTACAGCTTCATCCGGATAAGAACAGGCACCCTAAGGCTGAAGCAGCTTTCAAGGTTGTGTCTGAG GCTTATGAATGCTTGTCGGACAAAACAACACGAAGAGTTTTCAACTCCGAAAGGCGAAAGTTCTTCTGCAGTGAATGCCATAGACAAAAGTTTCAACCCAGCCTCTCTAGGACTATCAACAATCACGAAAATCCAAGTCCCGGGTTTCAAAAGCTGAGAAGAGCCCTGACAGCCCTCAAGGAAGCCAGAAAGAGATTCCAAGAAGAGTGCAACGTGATAGAGGCTTGCTTGAACTTGAACACCAACGCAACTTTTCAAGATGCATCACCAGTCTTTGATCCATCTCTTTACTTGCACCACACCAGCTATCCACACAGCAGGAGAATTTTCGAATCAAGTGATGGCCAGAAAAATATGAGAAAAACTAGATGTGCGTCTCCAGTTTATGAAATCAGAACAGATCAGAAATCAAGCAGAAGAAAAAATTGTAGTTTCGGAATCTGA
- the LOC122051262 gene encoding protein REDUCED WALL ACETYLATION 2-like: MGVAGWVTPGQMAVLIGFIPILLSWLYAEVLEFWNNSRILRTGRPANGNFTVSDDILLGGEAKSQLLEGGHLPTSSRAHKQKPGLFRFFMIDKDFLIENRSILRAASEFGAFLAYFYLCDRTDLFGESIKSYNRDLFLFLYFLLILVAAMTSFKIHHDTSPFSSKSVLYLNRHQTEEWKGWMQVLFVMYHYFNSKEYYNAIRVFIAAYVWMTGFGNFSYYYIRKDFSFARFCQMMWRLNFLVTFCCIVLDNHYMLYYICPMHTFFTLMVYCSLGILNKYNGIGLVIAIKIAICFLVIVIMWEIPRVYDFVWSPFAFLLAYNDPDATRQYPPMHEWNFRAGLDRYIWILGMIYAYFHPTVEGWLEKLEQTEVKLRMLIKTCISAICLAVGYLWYEHIYKLEKYTYNRYHPYTSWIPITVYICLRNITPEFRSYTLALFGWLGKVTLEFYITQFHIWLRSGKPDAQPRKLLSIIPNYPMLNFLLNTIIFVTVARRIFDLTNKLKLAIIPNTDNKQLLFNLISGVLISVTLYALSLVIVGYK, encoded by the exons ATGGGGGTTGCAGGATGGGTTACGCCTGGCCAG ATGGCAGTGCTTATTGGGTTCATTCCCATCCTTTTGTCATGGTTGTATGCTGAAGTGCTAGAGTTCTGGAACAACTCGAGGATTTTGAGAAC TGGCAGGCCTGCAAATGGCAATTTCACTGTCTCTGATGACATTTTACTCGGGGGTGAAGCTAAAAGCCAATTGTTGGAGGGAGGCCATTTGCCGACATCTTCAAGAGCTCACAAACAAAAACCAGGACTTTTCAG gtttttcatgattGACAAGGATTTTCTGATAGAGAACCGATCAATATTAAGAGCCGC ATCAGAATTTGGAGCTTTCTTGGCTTATTTCTACCTATGCGATAGAACTGATCTCTTTGGAGAATCCATAAAG AGCTACAACAGGgatctttttctttttctgtatTTCCTGCTCATTCTTGTAGCAGCAATGACCTCTTTCAAGATCCATCATGACACTTCTCCATTCTCGTCAAAATCAGTTCTATATCTCAATAGGCACCAAACCGAGGAATGGAAAGGATGGATGCAA GTACTCTTTGTGATGTATCATTACTTTAATTCAAAAGAATATTACAATGCCATTCGTGTTTTTATTGCTGCATATGTGTGGATGACTGGATTTGGCAACTTCTCATATTATTATATCCGGAAAGATTTCAGCTTCGCACGATTTTGCCAG ATGATGTGGCGATTGAATTTTTTAGTGACATTTTGTTGCATCGTTCTTGATAACCACTATATGTTGTATTACATCTGCCCCATGCACACATTTTTCACCCTGATGGTCTACTGCTCACTTGGAATTCTTAACAAATACAATGGGATTGGATTGGTGATTGCAATCAAAATTGCTATATGCTTCTTGGTGATCGTTATAATGTGGGAGATTCCTCGTGTGTATGATTTTGTTTGGAGCCCTTTTGCTTTTCTTTTAG CATACAATGATCCCGACGCCACGAGGCAATACCCACCGATGCATGAATGGAATTTCCGTGCTGGCCTAGATCGTTATATATGGATATTGGGAATGATATATGCCTACTTCCATCCGACT GTAGAAGGATGGTTGGAAAAATTAGAACAAACAGAAGTGAAGCTGAGAATGTTGATCAAAACTTGTATCTCTGCAATCTGCCTTGCG GTTGGTTATCTATGGTATGAGCACATTTACAAGCTTGAAAAGTATACTTACAACCGATACCATCCATATACATCATGGATACCCATCAC TGTCTATATCTGCTTGCGGAACATCACTCCAGAATTTCGAAGCTATACCCTTGCACTTTTCGG GTGGCTCGGAAAGGTGACACTGGAGTTCTACATAACACAGTTTCATATATGGCTAAG ATCAGGGAAGCCCGATGCACAACCCCGAAAACTACTGTCCATCATACCCAACTACCCGATGCTGAACTTTTTGCTCAACACCATCATATTTGTCACT GTTGCACGCCGAATATTTGATCTGACAAACAAGCTGAAGCTGGCAATTATACCAAACACGGACAACAAGCAGTTGCTCTTCAACTTGATCTCAGGAGTCCTCATCTCTGTCACCCTCTATGCTTTGTCATTGGTTATAGTCGGTTATAAATAA
- the LOC122051264 gene encoding AP-1 complex subunit sigma-2-like isoform X3 encodes MVIHELSGLILARAPKLCNFVEWRGYKVVYRRYASLYFCMCIDADDNELEILEIIHHFVEILDRYFGSVCELDLIFNFHKAYYVLDEILIAGELQESSKKTVARLITAQVFVTLNIDDKFKNVMGLMEISLYCNTHKNLTVRFNNRLLKPIMLLTVT; translated from the exons GTCATCCATGAGCTTAGTGGACTGATTCTTGCACGAGCACCAAAGCTTTGCAACTTTGTAGAGTGGAGAGGATATAAAGTTGTGTATAGAAG ATATGCGAGTCTTTACTTCTGCATGTGCATTGATGCAGATGATAATGAATTGGAAATACTTGAAATCATTCATCATTTTGTTGAGATACTGGATCGATATTTTGGCAGT GTATGCGAACTGGATTTGATATTCAATTTTCACAAG GCATACTACGTATTGGATGAAATTCTCATTGCCGGTGAACTTCAAGAGTCTAGCAAAAAGACTGTTGCTCGTCTTATAACTGCACAGGTATTTGTAACCTTAAACATTGACGACAAGTTTAAAAATGTGATGGGACTAATGGAGATAAGCTTGTATTGTAACACTCATAAAAATCTTACAGTCAGATTCAACAATAG GCTACTTAAACCAATAATGTTGTTGACTGTGACATAA
- the LOC122051260 gene encoding calmodulin-binding protein 60 F-like isoform X3, with product MVSFALKMQEVRPLLTDSAPPVPRYQLRFQNCLPPCVYTCHEIMAKDKDPLQISLVDTATGDCVASGPLSSENIMVLVLDGHFCGTKQRDKKEFENHIVHQRVDKGPLLKGKLVIQLTSGVGYLQDISFTDNSSRRPSKKFRLAVCCETEGIQEGISNPFRVKEHRSYLNEKHHPPKLTDQVWNLVNIRKDGVYHRRLTAAGILNVQQFLQALSVDPENLRRLLQNGSLPKRRIPDKEWEAIIINAQECFPGDQLYSYDVGQDSTLIFNSVYLLLGAKVNGWYHDIKNLNATDKAFLEKLQRQAFEYQASIKLDDMCIQEFSDLVTASISLSVPCPQCSVEASRQVKLFESFAPPYSQLGHTNQEDTSEQFHPLTIPPTHAAFPGQNLEELGSSCFSDYVQPEVDSSMPDIYIPDTCNFQDVFQLEDLMDNQSEINNHPGFFAVSSEHVYPRRLSFSSLSDNEIDEFLRELEQSDPIVRSTRKWVKLVAVLKWGLFAYISARELGNTSDHPIIPTMDNRRTIM from the exons ATGGTTTCTTTTGCTTTGAAG ATGCAAGAAGTAAGGCCCCTACTCACTGATTCTGCACCTCCAGTTCCCAG ATATCAGCTGCGGTTCCAGAATTGCTTGCCACCCTGTGTTTACACATGCCACGAAATAATGGCAAAGGATAAGGATCCTCTTCAGATTTCACTGGTGGATACTGCCACAGGGGACTGTGTTGCTTCTGGTCCCCTGTCTTCAGAGAATATAATGGTTCTGGTTCTCGATGGTCATTTTTGTGGTACTAAACAAAGAGACAAGAAAGAGTTCGAGAATCATATTGTCCATCAAAGAGTTGATAAAGGGCCACTGCTTAAGGGCAAGCTGGTAATTCAGCTGACAAGTGGTGTTGGGTATCTTCAGGATATCAGTTTTACAGATAACTCCTCTCGGAGACCAAGCAAGAAGTTTAGGCTAGCTGTTTGTTGTGAAACTGAAGGAATTCAAGAAGGAATAAGCAATCCGTTCCGGGTAAAAGAGCATCGTAGTTATC TGAATGAGAAGCATCATCCTCCAAAATTAACTGATCAAGTCTGGAACCTTGTAAACATTCGGAAAGATGGTGTATATCACCGAAGACTAACAGCTGCTGGAATCCTTAATGTGCAACAATTTTTACAAGCTCTTTCTGTTGATCCTGAGAATCTGCGCAGG TTACTTCAGAATGGCAGCTTACCCAAGAGAAGAATTCCAGACAAGGAATGGGAAGCAATTATTATAAATGCTCAGGAATGTTTTCCAGGCGATCAGCTTTATTCTTATGATGTTGGGCAGGATAGCACTCTCATTTTCAACTCTGTATATCTGCTCCTTGGAGCAAAAGTTAATGGCTGGTATCATGATATCAAGAACCTCAATGCAACTGACAAG GCTTTTCTAGAGAAGTTGCAAAGACAAGCATTTGAGTATCAAGCGAGCATTAAGTTAGATGATATGTGTATTCAAGAATTTAGTGACTTGGTCACAGCATCAATCTCACTAAGCGTGCCATGCCCACAATGTTCAG TTGAAGCATCTAGGCAAGTGAAGTTATTTGAGTCTTTTGCACCACCATACAGCCAGCTTGGACATACTAATCAGGAGGATACATCAGAACAATTTCATCCTCTT ACAATACCACCAACCCACGCTGCATTTCCAGGACAAAACTTAGAGGAACTAGGAAGTTCATGCTTTTCAG ATTATGTTCAGCCAGAAGTCGATAGCAGCATGCCAGATATTTACATACCAGATACTTGCAACTTTCAAGATGTGTTTCAGCTCGAAGATTTGATGGATAACCAG TCTGAAATCAACAATCACCCTGGTTTCTTCGCTGTCAGTAGTGAACATGTGTATCCAAGGCGTTTATCTTTTAGTAGCCTGAGTGATAATGAGATCGATGAATTTTTAAGGGAACTTGAACAGTCTGATCCAATCGTGAGATCTACCAGAAAGTGGGTCAAGCTCGTCGCCGTTCTCAAGTGGGGACTTTTTGCCTACATTTCTGCTAGAGAGTTGGGTAATACATCTGATCATCCGATTATTCCAACCATGGATAACCGAAGAACAATTATGTAG
- the LOC122051260 gene encoding calmodulin-binding protein 60 F-like isoform X1, giving the protein MASSKRPLSEGGDIGEGSGRLKRSRSLFSGRDANWPRISLPVLTREDLLPHRAMQEVRPLLTDSAPPVPRYQLRFQNCLPPCVYTCHEIMAKDKDPLQISLVDTATGDCVASGPLSSENIMVLVLDGHFCGTKQRDKKEFENHIVHQRVDKGPLLKGKLVIQLTSGVGYLQDISFTDNSSRRPSKKFRLAVCCETEGIQEGISNPFRVKEHRSYLNEKHHPPKLTDQVWNLVNIRKDGVYHRRLTAAGILNVQQFLQALSVDPENLRRLLQNGSLPKRRIPDKEWEAIIINAQECFPGDQLYSYDVGQDSTLIFNSVYLLLGAKVNGWYHDIKNLNATDKAFLEKLQRQAFEYQASIKLDDMCIQEFSDLVTASISLSVPCPQCSVEASRQVKLFESFAPPYSQLGHTNQEDTSEQFHPLTIPPTHAAFPGQNLEELGSSCFSDYVQPEVDSSMPDIYIPDTCNFQDVFQLEDLMDNQSEINNHPGFFAVSSEHVYPRRLSFSSLSDNEIDEFLRELEQSDPIVRSTRKWVKLVAVLKWGLFAYISARELGNTSDHPIIPTMDNRRTIM; this is encoded by the exons ATGGCGTCCAGCAAGCGGCCACTGTCGGAGGGCGGCGACATCGGAGAGGGTTCGGGGAGACTGAAGCGATCCCGGTCCTTATTCTC AGGCAGAGATGCCAATTGGCCGCGGATCAGCCTCCCTGTTTTGACGCGAGAGGATTTGCTTCCTCACAGAGCG ATGCAAGAAGTAAGGCCCCTACTCACTGATTCTGCACCTCCAGTTCCCAG ATATCAGCTGCGGTTCCAGAATTGCTTGCCACCCTGTGTTTACACATGCCACGAAATAATGGCAAAGGATAAGGATCCTCTTCAGATTTCACTGGTGGATACTGCCACAGGGGACTGTGTTGCTTCTGGTCCCCTGTCTTCAGAGAATATAATGGTTCTGGTTCTCGATGGTCATTTTTGTGGTACTAAACAAAGAGACAAGAAAGAGTTCGAGAATCATATTGTCCATCAAAGAGTTGATAAAGGGCCACTGCTTAAGGGCAAGCTGGTAATTCAGCTGACAAGTGGTGTTGGGTATCTTCAGGATATCAGTTTTACAGATAACTCCTCTCGGAGACCAAGCAAGAAGTTTAGGCTAGCTGTTTGTTGTGAAACTGAAGGAATTCAAGAAGGAATAAGCAATCCGTTCCGGGTAAAAGAGCATCGTAGTTATC TGAATGAGAAGCATCATCCTCCAAAATTAACTGATCAAGTCTGGAACCTTGTAAACATTCGGAAAGATGGTGTATATCACCGAAGACTAACAGCTGCTGGAATCCTTAATGTGCAACAATTTTTACAAGCTCTTTCTGTTGATCCTGAGAATCTGCGCAGG TTACTTCAGAATGGCAGCTTACCCAAGAGAAGAATTCCAGACAAGGAATGGGAAGCAATTATTATAAATGCTCAGGAATGTTTTCCAGGCGATCAGCTTTATTCTTATGATGTTGGGCAGGATAGCACTCTCATTTTCAACTCTGTATATCTGCTCCTTGGAGCAAAAGTTAATGGCTGGTATCATGATATCAAGAACCTCAATGCAACTGACAAG GCTTTTCTAGAGAAGTTGCAAAGACAAGCATTTGAGTATCAAGCGAGCATTAAGTTAGATGATATGTGTATTCAAGAATTTAGTGACTTGGTCACAGCATCAATCTCACTAAGCGTGCCATGCCCACAATGTTCAG TTGAAGCATCTAGGCAAGTGAAGTTATTTGAGTCTTTTGCACCACCATACAGCCAGCTTGGACATACTAATCAGGAGGATACATCAGAACAATTTCATCCTCTT ACAATACCACCAACCCACGCTGCATTTCCAGGACAAAACTTAGAGGAACTAGGAAGTTCATGCTTTTCAG ATTATGTTCAGCCAGAAGTCGATAGCAGCATGCCAGATATTTACATACCAGATACTTGCAACTTTCAAGATGTGTTTCAGCTCGAAGATTTGATGGATAACCAG TCTGAAATCAACAATCACCCTGGTTTCTTCGCTGTCAGTAGTGAACATGTGTATCCAAGGCGTTTATCTTTTAGTAGCCTGAGTGATAATGAGATCGATGAATTTTTAAGGGAACTTGAACAGTCTGATCCAATCGTGAGATCTACCAGAAAGTGGGTCAAGCTCGTCGCCGTTCTCAAGTGGGGACTTTTTGCCTACATTTCTGCTAGAGAGTTGGGTAATACATCTGATCATCCGATTATTCCAACCATGGATAACCGAAGAACAATTATGTAG
- the LOC122051260 gene encoding calmodulin-binding protein 60 F-like isoform X2 → MASSKRPLSEGGDIGEGSGRLKRSRGRDANWPRISLPVLTREDLLPHRAMQEVRPLLTDSAPPVPRYQLRFQNCLPPCVYTCHEIMAKDKDPLQISLVDTATGDCVASGPLSSENIMVLVLDGHFCGTKQRDKKEFENHIVHQRVDKGPLLKGKLVIQLTSGVGYLQDISFTDNSSRRPSKKFRLAVCCETEGIQEGISNPFRVKEHRSYLNEKHHPPKLTDQVWNLVNIRKDGVYHRRLTAAGILNVQQFLQALSVDPENLRRLLQNGSLPKRRIPDKEWEAIIINAQECFPGDQLYSYDVGQDSTLIFNSVYLLLGAKVNGWYHDIKNLNATDKAFLEKLQRQAFEYQASIKLDDMCIQEFSDLVTASISLSVPCPQCSVEASRQVKLFESFAPPYSQLGHTNQEDTSEQFHPLTIPPTHAAFPGQNLEELGSSCFSDYVQPEVDSSMPDIYIPDTCNFQDVFQLEDLMDNQSEINNHPGFFAVSSEHVYPRRLSFSSLSDNEIDEFLRELEQSDPIVRSTRKWVKLVAVLKWGLFAYISARELGNTSDHPIIPTMDNRRTIM, encoded by the exons ATGGCGTCCAGCAAGCGGCCACTGTCGGAGGGCGGCGACATCGGAGAGGGTTCGGGGAGACTGAAGCGATCCCG AGGCAGAGATGCCAATTGGCCGCGGATCAGCCTCCCTGTTTTGACGCGAGAGGATTTGCTTCCTCACAGAGCG ATGCAAGAAGTAAGGCCCCTACTCACTGATTCTGCACCTCCAGTTCCCAG ATATCAGCTGCGGTTCCAGAATTGCTTGCCACCCTGTGTTTACACATGCCACGAAATAATGGCAAAGGATAAGGATCCTCTTCAGATTTCACTGGTGGATACTGCCACAGGGGACTGTGTTGCTTCTGGTCCCCTGTCTTCAGAGAATATAATGGTTCTGGTTCTCGATGGTCATTTTTGTGGTACTAAACAAAGAGACAAGAAAGAGTTCGAGAATCATATTGTCCATCAAAGAGTTGATAAAGGGCCACTGCTTAAGGGCAAGCTGGTAATTCAGCTGACAAGTGGTGTTGGGTATCTTCAGGATATCAGTTTTACAGATAACTCCTCTCGGAGACCAAGCAAGAAGTTTAGGCTAGCTGTTTGTTGTGAAACTGAAGGAATTCAAGAAGGAATAAGCAATCCGTTCCGGGTAAAAGAGCATCGTAGTTATC TGAATGAGAAGCATCATCCTCCAAAATTAACTGATCAAGTCTGGAACCTTGTAAACATTCGGAAAGATGGTGTATATCACCGAAGACTAACAGCTGCTGGAATCCTTAATGTGCAACAATTTTTACAAGCTCTTTCTGTTGATCCTGAGAATCTGCGCAGG TTACTTCAGAATGGCAGCTTACCCAAGAGAAGAATTCCAGACAAGGAATGGGAAGCAATTATTATAAATGCTCAGGAATGTTTTCCAGGCGATCAGCTTTATTCTTATGATGTTGGGCAGGATAGCACTCTCATTTTCAACTCTGTATATCTGCTCCTTGGAGCAAAAGTTAATGGCTGGTATCATGATATCAAGAACCTCAATGCAACTGACAAG GCTTTTCTAGAGAAGTTGCAAAGACAAGCATTTGAGTATCAAGCGAGCATTAAGTTAGATGATATGTGTATTCAAGAATTTAGTGACTTGGTCACAGCATCAATCTCACTAAGCGTGCCATGCCCACAATGTTCAG TTGAAGCATCTAGGCAAGTGAAGTTATTTGAGTCTTTTGCACCACCATACAGCCAGCTTGGACATACTAATCAGGAGGATACATCAGAACAATTTCATCCTCTT ACAATACCACCAACCCACGCTGCATTTCCAGGACAAAACTTAGAGGAACTAGGAAGTTCATGCTTTTCAG ATTATGTTCAGCCAGAAGTCGATAGCAGCATGCCAGATATTTACATACCAGATACTTGCAACTTTCAAGATGTGTTTCAGCTCGAAGATTTGATGGATAACCAG TCTGAAATCAACAATCACCCTGGTTTCTTCGCTGTCAGTAGTGAACATGTGTATCCAAGGCGTTTATCTTTTAGTAGCCTGAGTGATAATGAGATCGATGAATTTTTAAGGGAACTTGAACAGTCTGATCCAATCGTGAGATCTACCAGAAAGTGGGTCAAGCTCGTCGCCGTTCTCAAGTGGGGACTTTTTGCCTACATTTCTGCTAGAGAGTTGGGTAATACATCTGATCATCCGATTATTCCAACCATGGATAACCGAAGAACAATTATGTAG